The DNA sequence CCACGCGGGCCGATTTCTTCGGCGAATTGTCCGGGGTGAGGCGCAATTGCCGCATCGTCCACAGCAGGCGGCGATGCACCGGCTTCAAGCCGTCGCGAAGATCGGGCAGCGAACGGGCAGTGATCGTGGACAGCGCATAGACGAGATACCGCTCGCTCAGCGCGCTGTCGAAGGGGGCGTCGACTATGGCGTCGAACGGATCCTTTTCGTCATCGATGGTGGCCATGCGGCTCGCCTTATCACCGGCACAGCTGGCGGGACAGCACGGAACGTGCGCCTTTCCCCACTCATTGCAGGGGCAAACCCCCAAGCAAAGGAGTTCACACCATGACGCAACGCGTGATGATCCTCGCCACCGACGGTTTCGAACAGGTCGAGCTGACCGGTCCCAAGAAACGCCTCGAAGATGCCGGCTTCGAAACTGTCGTCGTCAGCCCCAAGGAAGGCGAGATCAAGGGCTGGGACCAGACCGACTGGGGCGACAGCGTGAAGGTTGACCGTAAGCTGAGCGACGTTTCGGCTGGCGAGTTCGACGCGCTGGTGCTTCCCGGCGGCCAGATCAACCCGGACAAGCTGCGGCTGGAGGACAAGGCCGTGACGATCGTCCGCGAATTCTGCAGCTCAGGAAAACCGGTGGCCGCAATCTGCCACGGCCCGTGGCTGCTGGTGGAAGCCGATGCCGTGCGCGGCAAGACGGTGACCAGCTGGCCATCCATCCGCACCGATCTGCGCAATGCGGGCGGCAATGTGGTGGATCAGGAGGTCGCGACCGACGGCAATCTCATCACCAGCCGCAAGCCCGATGACGTGCCGGCCTTCAGCG is a window from the Altererythrobacter sp. B11 genome containing:
- a CDS encoding type 1 glutamine amidotransferase domain-containing protein; the encoded protein is MTQRVMILATDGFEQVELTGPKKRLEDAGFETVVVSPKEGEIKGWDQTDWGDSVKVDRKLSDVSAGEFDALVLPGGQINPDKLRLEDKAVTIVREFCSSGKPVAAICHGPWLLVEADAVRGKTVTSWPSIRTDLRNAGGNVVDQEVATDGNLITSRKPDDVPAFSDALIAALKQAKVGEPA